One stretch of Acholeplasma laidlawii PG-8A DNA includes these proteins:
- a CDS encoding ribose-phosphate diphosphokinase — MTIDEKKAKLFTLSANKPLAEKIAKSAGIPLSNVEVIRFADGEITVNIEESVRGNHVFVIQPTSEPANDHLMEVLVLTDALKRASAASITIIMPYFGYSRQDRKVKSRQPITAKLVANLLTVAGVDRVVSIDLHAAQIQGFFDIPIDNFPAAPTLASYFRRKKLENVVVVSPDHGGVTRARVFASFFNAPLAIIDKRRPEPNKAEVMNIIGDVKGATCIMIDDIIDTGGTLMAGANALKEAGAKEVYAAATHGVLTSNATERLQNSVINEIVITDTIYLDPAKNQPKLKQLSIGALLGEAIIHILQDEPISQIFNRIQEDQ, encoded by the coding sequence CTAGCTGAAAAAATAGCTAAAAGTGCAGGAATTCCATTATCAAATGTTGAAGTTATTCGATTTGCTGATGGAGAGATTACCGTTAACATTGAAGAATCTGTAAGAGGTAACCATGTTTTTGTGATTCAACCAACATCAGAACCAGCAAATGACCATTTAATGGAGGTATTGGTATTAACGGATGCACTTAAGAGAGCATCTGCAGCATCTATTACAATCATCATGCCATATTTTGGTTATTCAAGACAAGATAGAAAAGTTAAGTCACGTCAACCAATTACCGCTAAATTAGTAGCTAACCTACTGACTGTAGCAGGTGTTGATCGTGTCGTAAGTATTGACTTACACGCGGCTCAAATTCAAGGTTTCTTTGATATTCCAATTGACAATTTCCCTGCTGCACCAACACTAGCTTCATATTTTAGAAGAAAAAAATTAGAAAACGTTGTTGTAGTATCTCCTGACCATGGTGGTGTGACACGTGCACGTGTATTTGCATCATTTTTTAATGCCCCACTTGCAATCATAGATAAGAGAAGACCTGAACCTAATAAGGCAGAGGTTATGAATATCATTGGTGATGTAAAAGGTGCAACATGTATCATGATTGATGACATCATAGATACTGGTGGTACATTAATGGCTGGAGCAAATGCTTTAAAAGAAGCAGGTGCTAAAGAAGTATATGCAGCAGCAACACATGGTGTATTAACTTCTAATGCAACAGAAAGATTACAAAACTCAGTGATTAATGAGATTGTTATTACAGATACAATCTACTTAGATCCAGCTAAAAATCAACCAAAACTTAAACAATTATCTATTGGTGCACTGTTAGGTGAAGCAATCATCCATATTTTACAAGACGAACCAATCTCTCAAATCTTTAATAGAATTCAAGAGGATCAATAA